Proteins encoded by one window of Amaranthus tricolor cultivar Red isolate AtriRed21 chromosome 4, ASM2621246v1, whole genome shotgun sequence:
- the LOC130810486 gene encoding E3 ubiquitin-protein ligase ATL9-like isoform X2 gives MRKNILFILLLLLSPTSALAHDKGKSKKWWSTPLIVILYIGFFLIAAGVALCIRHCRDRGRNLEYHQQDAAADRGMDATEIESLPSLRFSEMKMHRLAEEDQQLECAVCLSEFKDQEVLRLLPGCFHVFHPQCIAPWLASHITCPTCRSSLDHRQGSSMSRSSIFDGISSRFSQRFDGLSGPLSQRFDGISGPLSQRFDHNNNHDDDVIVEIEESSTSQSEVNLDSSPVLLSSSVQGRLPYYRSYSTGDLMIYMARLNSCTLSSSLLKESSPKSDYRTILNKQHDNWGSISSKSDRFVDYSSLSSTYIRV, from the exons atgagaaaaaatattCTCTTTATCCTTCTTTTACTTCTATCTCCAACTTCAGCATTAGCTCATGATAAAGGGAAATCAAAAAAATGGTGGTCAACCCCTTTAATTGTAATCCTTTACATAGGATTTTTCCTAATTGCTGCCGGGGTAGCCCTTTGTATACGTCATTGCCGAGACCGCGGCCGTAACTTGGAGTACCACCAACAGGATGCGGCCGCAGATCGAGGGATGGATGCGACGGAAATAGAGTCGCTTCCATCGCTTAGATTCTCGGAAATGAAAATGCATAGGCTTGCGGAGGAAGATCAGCAATTAGAATGCGCGGTATGTTTAAGCGAGTTTAAGGATCAAGAAGTTTTACGTCTATTGCCGGGTTGTTTTCATGTGTTTCATCCGCAATGTATTGCGCCTTGGCTCGCTTCTCATATCACTTGCCCTACTTGCAG ATCTAGCTTGGATCATAGACAAGGATCAAGTATGAGTAGATCTTCCATATTTGATGGTATTTCAAGCCGTTTCTCTCAGAGATTTGATGGGCTTTCAGGTCCTTTATCCCAAAGATTTGACGGTATTTCAGGTCCTCTATCCCAAAGATTTgatcataataacaatcatgatgatgatgttatTGTTGAGATTGAAGAGTCCTCAACATCACAATCAGAAGTTAATTTGGACAGTTCACCAGTACTACTCAGTAGTAGTGTGCAGGGAAGATTACCTTATTATAGGTCTTACTCAACAGGTGACTTAATGATTTACATGGCACGACTAAATAGTTGTACATTGAGTTCATCATTGCTTAAAGAAAGTAGTCCCAAGAGTGATTATAGGACAATTCTCAATAAACAGCATGATAATTGGGGCTCCATTTCTTCTAAATCAGACAGATTTGTTGACTATTCTTCATTAAGCTCTACGTACATTCGAGTATGA